The Hyphomicrobiales bacterium sequence GCGACAGGTCTAGCAGAACCGCGCCGTCGATCACCGCATGCCCCGCGATCTGGTGGCCGCCCGCCCGGATCGCCATGAGCAGGTCGTTCTCGCGGGCAAAGTTCACCGCCGTGCGAATGTCGTTTGTCCCAAGTGCCCGGATCACGAGGCCCGGCCTGCGGTCCACCATGCCGTTCCAGATCGTGCGCGCCTCTTCATAACCGGCCTCCCCGGGCAGCGGGGCGCTGCCGCGCAGGTCGGCCCGCAGGGCAGCGAGTGCCGCATCGTCGATGCGCTTCGTGCCGCCGCCAAGGGTCTTGAGGGAAAAAGTCATCGGATAACCTCCTTCATGTTAGAATGAATATAATCCCGTCAGCCTGCGCCCGGCCACTGCGCACGGTCCAGTGAAGGGACTGGACCGAGCGATACAGTTTCTGGACTATGCGCGGCCCGGCGGTTCCCCGATCCTTCCCGCAGACAAAGGATGATTGCATGACACATGGAAGCTACCAACAATTCTGCCCGGTCGCGATGGCGGCAGAAGTGCTGTGCACCCGCTGGACAATGGTCCTGCTGCGTGAGTTCGTGGCCGGATCAAGCCGATTCAATGATCTGCGGCGCGGCGTGCCGCGGATGTCGCCGACGCTGTTGTCGCAACGGCTGAAAGAGCTTGAAAGCAGCGGCATCATTGAACGGATGCGCGTCCGGGGCGAGCGCGGCGTCTACGATTATCGTCTGACGCCTGCGGGACGCGATCTGCAACCGGTGATCGAAGCAGTGGGCATCTGGGGCCAGCGATGGGTCGAATCGCAGGTTTCTCTGAAGAATCTCGACCCCTCGCTGCTGATGTGGGACATGCGCCGAAACCTCAATCCAACGCCGCTGCCCGCCGCCCGCTCAGTGGTTCAGTTTCGCTACTCCGAACTTGCGCCCGCCCGCCAGAACTGGTGGTTGGTGGTAGAGCCGACCGGCGAGGTCGATCTGTGCTCGGCCGATCCCGGCTTCGAGGTCGATCTTTATGTCACAACGGATCTGCGCACGATGACGGCGATCTGGATGGGTATCGAACGGGTCGCTGCAGCGAAGAGCCGGATCATTTTCGACGGTAAGCGCGAGATCGCGACCTCCATGCAGGACTGGCTGGGGCTCAGTCCATTTGCGAAGGAACCGCGCCGCGTCGCGTGAATGTGTGCTGGCAGGTTAAGGCTAACTTTTCTCCGGTTCGGGGCCGTACAGTGACCCCGGCCGGGGAGGAATCATGAATCCGATCTCATTCAAACGTCACCGGTTTCCGGCGGACGTCATCCGTTACGCGGTATGGCTCTATTTCAGATTTACGCTGAGCCTTCGGGATGTCGAGGAGCTGCTCGCCCAGCGGGGCGTTGAGGTCAGCAATGAGACCATTCGGTGCTGGGCCTTGAAGTTCGGGCCGTTGATGGCTGCCAATCTGCGGCGGCGGCGATTGCCGCCGACCAGTCGGTGGCATCTGGACGAGATGGTGGTGAAGATCGGCGGCCGGCGGATGTTCCCGTGGCGGGCTGTCGACGATGGGGGCGAGGTCCTGGACGTTCCGGTCCAGAAGCGCCGAAACAAAGCTGCAGCGCTGAAATTGCTGAGAAAGTTGCTCAAGCATCGGGGAATCCATCCCGAGACCATCGTCACCGACAAGCTCGCCTCATACCGCGCCGCGGCCAGGATCTTGGGGCTGGGGGACCGACATCGACCAGGCGGCATGCACGCCGACAATCGGGCGGAAAACTCACACTTGGACATTCGACGACGAGAACGAAAACAGCAGAAATTTAAGTCGCAGGGCTCAGCCCAGAGGTTCCTTTCCACCCGCGCCGCCGTCTCCAACGTCTTTAACCTCCAACGCCATTTGATCCGCCGACCGACCCTCCGCCAGTTTCGGGCCGAGGCTCACCAGACGTGGGCAGCGGCGACCGCGGCTGCGTGACTGACGGTCGGGCTGGGGATTTCTGCCGCTCAGCCCAGTTAACGTGTCAGTTCCCTGCAATCTATGCAAGACCGCTTTGCCCTCATATCGCCTCGCGGCTTCAAACCACCCAGGGCCGTATGCCCCCTACCCATTCATCACCTAATCTTGTCGGGAGAGGGTCATGAGAGGGCTGCGACCGTTGATGATGTAGGCAATCGCCTCCAGAATGATGCCATTGGTGTTGACGTCGGAATGGATGGTCGGCTCTCGAGTGGCCTCATAGATGCCGGAAGCGAAGCCGAAACCGTTTGTTTGTCCCTTTTCCCGCGCCAGCGCGTACAGCATTTGCGAGTAGGCGTCAGGTCGCGTCGCGAGCCAGAGAAAACAACCCTTGGTGCTAACGAGGCGAATTGCGTCACCCAATCTGATTATCTGCCTCTTGCCGCTTGGCGAGGGGGCATCGACAACCCAAGTGCCGCCATTCCCGCCGATCTGATAGCCCTGATAGGTGAACCAGGGCGGCTGATCGATCGGGCATTCCGACACGCACGTCGGAATGCCGGTCTCCTCGTATCGCTTGATCTGCGCCGCGTGGAGGACGTCGGCGATGAT is a genomic window containing:
- a CDS encoding helix-turn-helix domain-containing protein, which translates into the protein MTHGSYQQFCPVAMAAEVLCTRWTMVLLREFVAGSSRFNDLRRGVPRMSPTLLSQRLKELESSGIIERMRVRGERGVYDYRLTPAGRDLQPVIEAVGIWGQRWVESQVSLKNLDPSLLMWDMRRNLNPTPLPAARSVVQFRYSELAPARQNWWLVVEPTGEVDLCSADPGFEVDLYVTTDLRTMTAIWMGIERVAAAKSRIIFDGKREIATSMQDWLGLSPFAKEPRRVA
- a CDS encoding IS6 family transposase: MNPISFKRHRFPADVIRYAVWLYFRFTLSLRDVEELLAQRGVEVSNETIRCWALKFGPLMAANLRRRRLPPTSRWHLDEMVVKIGGRRMFPWRAVDDGGEVLDVPVQKRRNKAAALKLLRKLLKHRGIHPETIVTDKLASYRAAARILGLGDRHRPGGMHADNRAENSHLDIRRRERKQQKFKSQGSAQRFLSTRAAVSNVFNLQRHLIRRPTLRQFRAEAHQTWAAATAAA